From the genome of Blautia pseudococcoides, one region includes:
- a CDS encoding flavodoxin family protein, which translates to MNILVLNGSPRKNGNTEIMADAFIEGARKRGHMVEKVNLGNRKIAPCLACEFCFTHNGVCVQKDDMAEILDKVDSADMIVFASPVYWFSISAQLKAAIDRLYARARKGFNIRYAVLLLDSASDGVYRSAIAAYEDICAYLRWEDKGILTVPGMDTKGDMERSEGVKKAYDLGRSLASISVTSSLSFDVWAESVT; encoded by the coding sequence ATGAATATACTTGTACTTAACGGAAGTCCCCGTAAGAATGGAAATACGGAAATTATGGCGGATGCTTTTATAGAGGGGGCACGCAAAAGGGGGCATATGGTTGAAAAAGTGAATCTTGGGAACAGGAAGATCGCGCCTTGTCTGGCCTGTGAATTTTGTTTTACCCATAACGGTGTGTGCGTGCAGAAGGATGATATGGCGGAGATACTGGATAAGGTGGATAGCGCGGATATGATCGTTTTTGCATCACCTGTGTACTGGTTTTCTATCAGTGCGCAGTTAAAAGCTGCTATTGACAGACTGTATGCAAGAGCCAGAAAAGGGTTTAATATCCGATATGCGGTACTTCTTTTGGACTCCGCTTCAGATGGTGTTTACCGCTCTGCGATCGCTGCGTATGAGGATATCTGTGCCTATTTGAGATGGGAAGATAAGGGGATACTTACTGTACCGGGGATGGATACTAAGGGAGATATGGAGCGCTCTGAAGGTGTGAAAAAAGCATATGATCTGGGAAGATCCCTGGCATCAATTTCAGTAACAAGTTCATTATCATTTGATGTTTGGGCCGAATCTGTGACATAA
- a CDS encoding adenine deaminase C-terminal domain-containing protein, translating into MEKADLLIKNTKVYNSYLKCFKPADVYVQEGRIFYVDTRQEETLSPDKVLDGSGYLMLPGFIDIHMHIESSMMTPVSFGERAASCGVTTLVSEPHEIANVMGVQGIHEMINGAKDSPIDIFYGIPSSVPSTNESLETTGGVIGFEEMKHLMREEGVVCVGEIMNYRQIVKGTEMEITRFLDYLREEEPQAVIEGHCPSLVGLDLAKFLYRGIDGDHTEHTLEEIRQRFENGMFVELQEKMLKPEILDHIIENSLFEHCCFVTDDTMADALLEKGQLNYIVKKAVEMGFPLKEAVYCASYTPARRMNLRDRGALAPGRKADFQLVKEEAVSGFEPDLVFKDGKEIFRKGREGRQLKPYGFPTEFYHSVHLEKIEPEDLEPKVQVKEGSVLVRVIEVSDGRTQTREKHVSMEVENGRLKWQETGCVLAVVLERHGKNGNIGYGFVTGDCLKRGAAATTYYHDHHNLMVIGADSEDMLTAARRLIELQGGICTVENGQVTAELPLPVCGILSDLPADDIGRMLGDVRRSLAGLGYEHYNPIMSLCTLGLPVSPALKLTDFGVVDVETGEVVELVVK; encoded by the coding sequence ATGGAAAAGGCGGATTTACTGATAAAAAATACAAAAGTCTACAATTCATACCTGAAATGTTTTAAGCCTGCTGATGTATATGTGCAGGAGGGAAGGATATTTTATGTGGATACCAGACAGGAGGAAACGCTTTCTCCGGATAAGGTGCTGGACGGAAGCGGATATCTGATGCTTCCCGGATTTATTGACATACACATGCATATTGAAAGCTCTATGATGACCCCGGTTTCCTTTGGGGAACGGGCAGCTTCCTGCGGGGTCACAACACTGGTTTCGGAACCTCATGAGATTGCCAATGTCATGGGAGTACAAGGGATCCACGAGATGATCAACGGGGCAAAAGACTCGCCTATTGATATTTTTTACGGAATTCCCAGCAGTGTTCCATCCACAAACGAGAGCCTGGAAACCACAGGCGGGGTTATCGGATTTGAGGAAATGAAGCATCTCATGAGAGAAGAGGGCGTTGTCTGCGTGGGAGAGATCATGAACTACCGCCAGATTGTCAAAGGCACTGAGATGGAGATCACCAGGTTCCTGGATTACCTCAGGGAGGAGGAACCTCAGGCAGTGATTGAAGGTCATTGTCCTTCTTTGGTAGGTCTGGATCTGGCAAAATTCCTGTACAGGGGAATTGACGGGGACCATACAGAGCACACGCTGGAGGAGATCAGACAGCGTTTTGAAAATGGCATGTTTGTGGAACTCCAGGAGAAAATGCTGAAACCGGAGATTCTGGATCATATTATTGAAAACAGCCTTTTTGAGCACTGTTGTTTTGTCACGGATGATACCATGGCAGATGCTTTGCTTGAAAAGGGACAGCTTAACTATATTGTGAAAAAGGCAGTGGAGATGGGATTTCCTCTTAAAGAGGCGGTATACTGTGCGTCTTATACCCCGGCAAGACGAATGAATCTCAGGGACAGAGGCGCTTTGGCACCGGGAAGAAAGGCGGATTTCCAGCTTGTGAAAGAAGAGGCAGTATCCGGTTTTGAACCGGATCTTGTGTTCAAAGACGGGAAGGAGATTTTCCGTAAGGGAAGAGAAGGAAGGCAGTTAAAGCCTTATGGCTTTCCAACGGAATTTTATCACTCGGTACATTTGGAGAAGATAGAGCCTGAAGATTTGGAGCCAAAGGTCCAGGTAAAGGAAGGGTCTGTGCTGGTGCGGGTTATTGAAGTAAGTGACGGCCGCACGCAGACAAGAGAAAAACATGTCTCTATGGAAGTGGAAAATGGCCGTTTAAAATGGCAGGAAACCGGGTGTGTGCTGGCAGTTGTGCTGGAACGCCATGGAAAGAATGGCAATATAGGTTATGGGTTTGTAACCGGTGATTGTCTGAAACGGGGAGCGGCAGCTACCACCTATTACCATGACCATCATAATCTTATGGTGATCGGTGCTGATTCTGAGGATATGCTCACAGCGGCCAGACGGCTGATCGAACTGCAGGGAGGAATCTGTACGGTGGAGAACGGTCAGGTGACAGCAGAACTTCCGCTGCCTGTATGCGGTATTCTTTCAGATCTTCCGGCGGATGATATTGGCAGAATGCTGGGGGATGTGAGAAGGAGTCTGGCAGGGCTGGGGTATGAGCATTATAATCCGATCATGTCACTTTGCACGCTGGGGCTTCCGGTGAGTCCGGCTTTGAAATTGACAGATTTTGGGGTGGTGGATGTGGAAACAGGGGAAGTGGTGGAATTGGTGGTGAAGTAG
- a CDS encoding NCS2 family permease: MKQWLEKQFKLSEFHSNVRTELLAGLTTFVTMAYVLATVPNMMESAGLDKHVMFTVLILLVILTTCAMAFYTNRPFALAPGLGSVGIVTAMIANDGIAPDVASGVIFWSGVLFIAISFLGLREAVVKVIPVSLKHAVSAGIGLFIALLGAKSCGLIIANEAKKSLGFGDLTAPTVIVAVIGFVILLILKTRNVPGDMILAIAITTLVGIPFGVTKMPESLFTMPANIGGQFLNVDFLGALNFAYIPFLIALFVPDFFSTFGTVLGVGAKAGYLDQDGNLPGIDKCFKVDAVATSFGALFGMPSMTTYLESSAGVEAGGKTGLSVVFTSIFFGLALFLAPIALMIPSAATSPVLMYIGINMLGAMKNIKFHDFTEAFPSFVCIAFTIFGNNIANGICAALPTYVVMKISAGKIKEIRPVMWVLVAVCVLYFYSIV; encoded by the coding sequence ATGAAACAGTGGCTGGAAAAACAATTTAAATTATCAGAGTTTCATTCAAACGTCAGAACAGAGCTTCTGGCCGGTCTGACTACATTTGTGACCATGGCCTATGTTCTGGCAACAGTGCCCAACATGATGGAGTCCGCAGGGCTGGACAAGCACGTAATGTTCACCGTGCTGATTCTGCTGGTCATCCTCACAACCTGCGCAATGGCATTTTATACAAACCGCCCCTTTGCACTGGCGCCGGGACTTGGCAGTGTAGGTATTGTAACCGCAATGATAGCAAATGACGGGATCGCACCGGATGTGGCCTCCGGTGTAATATTCTGGAGCGGTGTTCTGTTTATCGCAATATCCTTTCTGGGACTCAGGGAAGCAGTGGTAAAAGTTATTCCCGTCAGCCTGAAACACGCAGTAAGTGCAGGTATCGGCCTGTTTATTGCGCTCTTGGGTGCAAAGAGCTGCGGCCTGATCATTGCCAACGAGGCAAAGAAAAGCCTGGGCTTCGGTGACCTGACCGCGCCTACTGTGATCGTGGCAGTGATCGGCTTTGTGATTTTACTGATACTAAAAACAAGAAATGTGCCGGGGGATATGATCCTGGCCATTGCCATCACCACTCTGGTGGGGATCCCTTTTGGCGTTACAAAAATGCCGGAAAGCCTGTTCACCATGCCTGCCAACATTGGCGGGCAGTTCCTGAACGTTGATTTTCTGGGAGCATTGAATTTTGCTTATATTCCCTTTTTGATCGCCCTTTTTGTACCTGACTTTTTCTCCACCTTCGGAACCGTTCTGGGTGTAGGGGCAAAAGCGGGATATCTGGACCAGGACGGCAACCTTCCGGGGATCGACAAATGTTTCAAGGTAGATGCAGTGGCAACCAGCTTCGGCGCGCTGTTTGGTATGCCCAGTATGACCACATATCTGGAGTCTTCAGCAGGTGTGGAGGCAGGAGGAAAGACCGGTTTGTCGGTGGTGTTTACCTCTATATTCTTCGGTCTGGCACTGTTCCTTGCACCGATTGCCCTTATGATCCCCTCAGCGGCTACTTCGCCGGTGCTGATGTATATTGGAATCAACATGCTGGGCGCCATGAAAAACATTAAGTTTCATGATTTTACAGAGGCATTTCCATCCTTTGTATGTATTGCGTTTACTATCTTTGGAAACAACATTGCAAACGGTATCTGCGCCGCTCTTCCCACCTATGTGGTCATGAAGATTTCAGCGGGAAAGATAAAAGAGATCCGTCCTGTTATGTGGGTGCTGGTGGCAGTCTGTGTGCTCTATTTCTACTCAATTGTGTAA
- a CDS encoding MerR family transcriptional regulator, with protein MLSIGEFSRICKVSTKTLRYYDEIGLIKPSKINPENSYRYYSIEQLETMLFINRLKQYDFSLEEIRAIIT; from the coding sequence ATGCTATCAATAGGCGAATTTTCAAGGATATGTAAAGTATCTACAAAAACGCTTCGTTACTATGATGAAATCGGGCTGATAAAACCTAGTAAAATTAACCCAGAAAATAGTTACAGATACTATTCTATCGAACAATTAGAAACTATGCTATTTATTAACCGTTTAAAACAGTATGATTTTTCTTTGGAAGAAATTAGAGCGATTATTACATAA
- a CDS encoding tyrosine-type recombinase/integrase produces the protein MHYFMIPMSEETCQTLQKVVAERKNVQPIVIDGYSDFVFLNQKGYPMTGAYYTSTFGNLVKKYNKSHQDALPNITPHILRHTFCTRLANKNMNPKSLQYIMGHSSINITLNLYAHASLDGVKAEMVSLIA, from the coding sequence ATGCACTATTTCATGATTCCAATGAGTGAGGAAACCTGCCAGACACTTCAAAAGGTGGTGGCAGAGCGAAAGAACGTACAGCCGATAGTAATTGACGGTTACAGTGATTTTGTATTCCTCAATCAAAAGGGCTATCCCATGACAGGGGCTTACTATACCTCTACGTTTGGAAATCTTGTCAAGAAGTATAACAAGAGCCACCAGGACGCATTGCCGAACATCACGCCACATATCCTGCGACACACATTCTGTACCCGTTTAGCAAACAAGAACATGAATCCTAAGAGCTTACAGTACATCATGGGTCATTCCAGCATCAATATCACGCTGAATCTGTACGCCCATGCGTCACTGGACGGTGTAAAGGCTGAAATGGTAAGTCTGATAGCGTAA